Within the Flavobacteriales bacterium genome, the region AGGCATAGCCCCGGTAGGTCAATGATTCCACTTCCCCTTGTAGAACTGCACTCACAGATTCTCCATGACCAGAAAGATCTACTTCTAGATCGGAGGTCATCTTTCCTAGTTGATCGTTCTCAAGCAAGCGTCCAAGGTCCATATCCTTCAATCTCAATCGACCTGTGTAGGTGTTGTACTGCGCGTTCTCAGCTAAGAACACATTCATGTCCGCTTCAGCCCGTCCGAGTTCGGTGATGAGTATGCCATCTGCCAAGAAATCCTGAAGACTGCCGCGAAAATTACCCTTGAAATCTATCTGACCGAGACGAAAAGCCTCCTCAGGCAGTTTCTCCACACGTTCCTCCATTCCCGGCACCGGTAGATATCGTAGATCGGAAACGGTGGATCTCAAAGGATCTATCTCGACATCCATCCATAGTGAATCGAGCTCGGGTAGGCCTTTGATCACTCCATCGATACCTAGACGCGAAGTACGACCGAACTGCAGATCGGTATGAGAAAGGTGCAGATCGGACAAGCCTCCTTTCAACTCTGTGGTCACCAGCACACTCCCCTCCATGGATTCATAGCCTTTCACAAAGCGGCCGAGTTCAGCCAACTCCAGTCTGCTTTCTTGCAGTGAAATATCCAGAATGAGATCATCCGATCCAGTACGTCCGTAGTCTATGAGAAGGTCACCTTTAAGTACAGATGAACCCGTCATGAGATCCATGCTATCGACATCCAATCGCTCATCGTCCACAGTAATGCGGGCATTGAGAGATTTCATCTGTAATCCTGAAAGCTCATTCAGCTGTACATCGATCGCTTGGAAGGAAATCCCTTTCTCTATCAGATCGATCTGATCGAGCATGCCTGTGACACCTTTGAGGTGTAGGTCTGCAAAATCTATCCGGTCTGAGTCTTGGGGTGCCTTGTTCTTATCTTGATGAGATACATCCATGCCGAGCAGTTCTACCCGTTCAAGTTTGAAATCCCACGAGTTATCTGCAGCAGAATCCTTCTTCAGGTCATCGATGACGCGGGTGATATTGAGTTCATCCTCTCCTGAGTGCTTTTTCAAGTTCACCTGACCGTGCTCAAGCTTGAGCATCTCCAGATGAATCTTCTTATCCATGAGATGGAACAGCCCGATGTCCGTATACACTCGCTCAGCCTGGATCATCGTATCGGCATGATGGTCCAGTATAGTCACATGCAGAAGTTCCAAGGTCTCGAAAGGATTCAGATCGATGCTCCCTATACTGACTTGAACTCCCAAGGATCGGGTCAACTGATCGGAGATCTTTTCGGTCACGAGATCGTTTCCCCACTGCGTTTTCACAGCTAGGAAAAGGGATACTGCTGCAAGTAGAAGCAGCACCAGCAGCAGGACCGATATGCGTTTGAAGACCTTCTTCACTAAAATCTCTG harbors:
- a CDS encoding AsmA family protein, translating into MKKVFKRISVLLLVLLLLAAVSLFLAVKTQWGNDLVTEKISDQLTRSLGVQVSIGSIDLNPFETLELLHVTILDHHADTMIQAERVYTDIGLFHLMDKKIHLEMLKLEHGQVNLKKHSGEDELNITRVIDDLKKDSAADNSWDFKLERVELLGMDVSHQDKNKAPQDSDRIDFADLHLKGVTGMLDQIDLIEKGISFQAIDVQLNELSGLQMKSLNARITVDDERLDVDSMDLMTGSSVLKGDLLIDYGRTGSDDLILDISLQESRLELAELGRFVKGYESMEGSVLVTTELKGGLSDLHLSHTDLQFGRTSRLGIDGVIKGLPELDSLWMDVEIDPLRSTVSDLRYLPVPGMEERVEKLPEEAFRLGQIDFKGNFRGSLQDFLADGILITELGRAEADMNVFLAENAQYNTYTGRLRLKDMDLGRLLENDQLGKMTSDLEVDLSGHGESVSAVLQGEVESLTYRGYAYRNLEVDGTLEERLFNGFLSISQPEIDMDFKGLVDLRSSEPHLRFTAQIFQADMQSLGFFSQLDSTSMTTWLEADFLGDDIDEFQGSVVAKSLSFCKGEQEYFLDDLKITASNEDSLRLLTLQSDMMDAQVRGQFAFKDLKNDFLAMFDEVIPSIYGPDNEYEAGQSRLTFQVDLKNTQDLTGLFIPDARIGNGTTLRGGLNAPEGDFSLRLLMDSLRYRFVGIQGIDLEMIKQDEVAYTALETRDMQWGDSLLFTDNFYTFIAYEDSIETDLTWTLVNKDASGSVSALSIIHSPDSIVNIIYPSQMIMSGDYWLTDGYSVLTYDEGELEIDTARVSNGTESIDLSGRIGKDQEDVVYFDVQDFQLEHLNKFLPPDMVDLDGRTELKGQAAGILG